From a region of the Streptomyces sp. NBC_01454 genome:
- a CDS encoding CaiB/BaiF CoA transferase family protein has translation MAESGNGPLSGVRVVELAGIGPGPFAAMLLADLGADVVRVDRPGGAGLGIDPAYDITNRNKRSVLVDLKSPDGVAQVLDLVERADVLVEGYRPGVAERLGVGPEECLARNPRLVYGRMTGWGQQGPLADTAGHDIGYIAITGALGMIGPPDGPPAIPANLVGDYAGGSLYLVIGVLAALQHARTEDGRGQVVDAAIVDGTAHLTAMIHGMLAAGGWQDRRGSNLLDGGAPFYGAYETADGGHMAVGALEKRFYAEFIRLLGLAQEVPDRDDLAAWGELRTAIADRFKTRTREEWTAVFQESDACVAPVLSLREAPQHPHLAARGTFVEHSGITQPAPAPRFSRTPGTVRRPPARPGADTAEIARDWQVPGLLAPSPADPSEAAPAGRGVGRTEEKDAAG, from the coding sequence ATGGCAGAGTCAGGGAACGGCCCGCTGAGCGGGGTGCGGGTCGTCGAACTCGCAGGCATCGGCCCCGGCCCCTTCGCGGCCATGCTGCTGGCCGACCTGGGCGCCGATGTCGTCCGCGTCGACCGCCCCGGAGGCGCCGGGCTGGGCATCGACCCCGCCTACGACATCACCAACCGCAACAAACGCTCCGTCCTGGTGGACCTGAAGAGCCCCGATGGGGTGGCGCAGGTACTGGACCTGGTCGAACGCGCCGATGTGCTGGTGGAGGGCTACCGTCCCGGGGTGGCCGAGCGGCTGGGAGTGGGCCCCGAGGAGTGCCTGGCGCGCAACCCCCGGCTGGTCTACGGCCGGATGACGGGCTGGGGGCAGCAGGGCCCGCTCGCCGACACCGCCGGACACGACATCGGCTATATCGCCATCACGGGTGCCCTAGGCATGATCGGCCCGCCCGACGGCCCGCCCGCCATTCCCGCCAACCTCGTCGGTGACTACGCCGGCGGCTCCCTCTACCTCGTCATCGGCGTCCTCGCCGCCCTCCAGCACGCCCGTACCGAAGACGGCAGGGGCCAGGTCGTGGATGCCGCCATCGTCGACGGCACGGCCCATCTGACGGCGATGATCCACGGCATGCTGGCGGCCGGCGGCTGGCAGGACCGGCGCGGCAGCAATCTGCTCGACGGCGGCGCACCCTTCTACGGTGCCTACGAGACCGCGGACGGCGGCCATATGGCGGTCGGCGCGCTGGAGAAGCGCTTCTACGCCGAGTTCATCCGGCTGCTGGGCCTCGCACAGGAGGTCCCCGACCGCGACGACCTCGCCGCATGGGGAGAGCTGCGCACGGCCATCGCCGACCGCTTCAAGACCCGGACCCGGGAGGAATGGACGGCGGTCTTCCAGGAGTCCGACGCCTGTGTGGCGCCCGTACTCTCCCTCCGCGAGGCGCCGCAGCATCCGCATCTCGCCGCCCGTGGCACGTTCGTCGAGCACTCCGGGATCACCCAGCCCGCGCCCGCGCCGCGGTTCTCCCGCACGCCGGGAACGGTCCGCAGACCCCCCGCACGGCCCGGTGCCGACACCGCAGAGATCGCGCGCGACTGGCAGGTCCCCGGCCTCCTCGCTCCGTCGCCGGCCGATCCGTCCGAAGCCGCGCCCGCCGGCCGGGGCGTGGGACGGACCGAGGAGAAGGACGCGGCCGGCTGA
- a CDS encoding sugar porter family MFS transporter, with translation MSTATLSAKPPPPSPETARRTGRMFALTGAVVGVIYGYDTGSISGALVFLSRDFHLTEVEKGLVNSILVGGSIVGALIGGRLADALGRKAAMLIVAASYAVFVALSALAPDVIVLDIVRFLLGIAIGISIVAAPLYVAESTPARIRGASVAAYQVATVAGIVLTYFVNWGLSGGGHWRWMLGLSAIPAALVLIPLLRLPDTPRWYVLKGRTERAVEVMAMTDPEVDPRTEVAAVEAALAEESGGAVRSLLRKPYARAALFVVGLGFFCQITGINAVTYYSPQIFEEMGFTGNGQNFLLPSFVQLASLAATVLAILIIDRLGRRVVLLSGIGTMAVMLAVLTAVFGTGELHGTMTWVGFAAILLFTAAFNFGFGSLIWVYASESFPAQLRSTGASVMLTADLVANLLIAQFFPSLMAWAGAARTFAGLGVLALAALVFAFATAPETKGRQLEEIQDFWRNGGRWPAPLAAASASASDGEAVVPPTTTT, from the coding sequence GTGTCCACTGCCACGCTCTCCGCGAAGCCCCCGCCGCCCTCACCCGAGACCGCACGCCGCACCGGCAGGATGTTCGCGCTCACCGGCGCCGTCGTCGGCGTCATCTATGGCTATGACACCGGCAGCATCTCCGGTGCCCTGGTGTTCCTGAGCAGGGATTTCCATCTCACCGAGGTCGAAAAAGGCCTGGTCAACAGCATCTTGGTGGGAGGCTCCATCGTGGGCGCACTGATCGGCGGCAGGCTCGCGGATGCCCTGGGCCGCAAGGCCGCGATGCTGATCGTCGCCGCTTCCTACGCGGTGTTCGTCGCGCTGTCCGCCCTCGCACCCGACGTCATCGTGCTCGACATCGTCCGCTTCCTGCTGGGCATCGCCATCGGTATCTCGATCGTCGCCGCCCCGCTCTATGTCGCCGAATCAACACCGGCACGCATCCGCGGAGCCTCCGTCGCCGCCTATCAAGTCGCCACGGTCGCGGGCATCGTCCTCACGTACTTCGTCAACTGGGGCCTGTCCGGCGGCGGTCACTGGCGCTGGATGCTCGGCCTCTCCGCGATCCCCGCCGCACTGGTCCTGATCCCGCTGCTCCGGCTGCCGGACACGCCGCGCTGGTACGTCCTCAAGGGGCGTACGGAACGAGCCGTCGAGGTCATGGCCATGACCGACCCGGAGGTCGATCCGCGTACCGAGGTCGCCGCTGTGGAGGCGGCGCTCGCGGAGGAGAGCGGCGGCGCGGTGAGGTCCTTGCTGCGCAAGCCGTACGCCCGTGCCGCGCTCTTCGTCGTCGGCCTCGGGTTCTTCTGCCAGATCACCGGCATCAACGCGGTGACGTACTACAGCCCGCAGATCTTCGAGGAGATGGGCTTCACCGGCAACGGCCAGAACTTCCTGCTGCCGTCGTTCGTCCAGCTCGCCTCGCTCGCCGCGACGGTGCTCGCCATCCTCATCATCGACCGGCTCGGCCGCCGGGTGGTGCTGCTCAGCGGCATCGGCACGATGGCCGTGATGCTCGCCGTGCTGACCGCGGTCTTCGGCACGGGTGAGCTGCACGGCACCATGACCTGGGTGGGTTTCGCCGCCATCCTGTTGTTCACCGCGGCCTTCAACTTCGGCTTCGGCTCACTGATCTGGGTCTATGCGAGCGAGTCGTTCCCCGCCCAGCTGCGCTCGACCGGGGCGTCGGTGATGCTCACCGCCGACCTGGTCGCCAACCTCCTGATCGCCCAGTTCTTCCCCTCGCTGATGGCATGGGCGGGCGCCGCCCGGACGTTCGCGGGACTCGGCGTCCTCGCGCTCGCCGCCCTGGTCTTCGCCTTTGCCACCGCGCCCGAGACCAAGGGGCGCCAGCTGGAGGAGATCCAGGACTTCTGGCGCAACGGGGGACGCTGGCCCGCGCCGCTCGCAGCGGCGTCCGCGTCCGCCTCGGATGGTGAGGCAGTGGTACCTCCCACCACGACGACGTAG
- a CDS encoding endonuclease V — MDTPGMLPSDDELRHWPTDESQARAVQDRLRPRVRLDEPGPEPGFDGTVVGVDVAYDDARDVVAAAAVALDARTLAVVDEATAVGRISFPYVPGLLAFREIPTVLDALARLARVPGLVVCDGYGLAHPRRFGLASHLGVLTGLPTIGVAKNPFTFRYAPPGPDRGATSPLLDGAEEVGRALRTQKGVKPVFVSVGHRVGLDRACAHTLRLAAHYRLPETTRAADSLCRKALANA; from the coding sequence ATGGACACTCCCGGAATGCTCCCCAGCGACGACGAACTGCGGCACTGGCCCACCGACGAATCCCAGGCGCGCGCGGTGCAGGACCGACTGCGGCCCCGTGTACGGCTCGATGAACCCGGTCCGGAACCGGGGTTCGACGGCACCGTGGTGGGTGTGGATGTGGCCTACGACGACGCCCGGGATGTCGTCGCCGCGGCCGCCGTCGCGCTGGACGCCCGTACGCTCGCCGTCGTCGACGAAGCCACCGCCGTCGGCCGGATCTCCTTTCCGTACGTCCCCGGGCTGCTCGCCTTCCGTGAGATCCCCACCGTGCTCGACGCGCTCGCCCGCCTCGCCCGCGTGCCCGGCCTCGTGGTCTGTGACGGGTACGGGCTGGCGCACCCGAGGCGCTTCGGACTGGCCAGTCACCTGGGGGTGTTGACGGGGCTGCCCACCATCGGGGTGGCCAAGAACCCCTTCACCTTCCGCTACGCACCTCCCGGACCGGACCGCGGCGCCACCTCCCCGCTGCTGGACGGTGCCGAGGAGGTGGGACGTGCGCTGCGTACCCAAAAGGGCGTCAAGCCGGTCTTCGTCTCCGTGGGGCACCGGGTCGGCCTCGACCGGGCGTGTGCGCATACGCTCCGCCTGGCAGCCCACTACCGCCTTCCGGAGACGACGCGGGCCGCCGACTCGCTGTGCCGGAAGGCACTCGCGAACGCCTGA
- a CDS encoding MmcQ/YjbR family DNA-binding protein — protein sequence MAKASDPAAVRERVRAFALGLPGTVEEFPWGESVIKVNKKVFVFLGVGDGSHPLGVTLKLKDPEAHAHALTSPGAKPAGYGLGASGWVQVPLEGKGAPPADLLCDWAEESYRVIAPKKLIAELDGG from the coding sequence ATGGCGAAGGCGTCGGATCCGGCGGCGGTGCGGGAGCGGGTGCGGGCGTTCGCGCTGGGCCTTCCCGGGACCGTGGAGGAGTTTCCCTGGGGCGAGAGCGTCATCAAGGTCAACAAGAAGGTCTTCGTCTTCCTCGGTGTCGGGGACGGCAGCCATCCGCTCGGGGTCACGCTGAAGCTCAAGGACCCGGAGGCGCATGCCCACGCACTGACCTCGCCCGGTGCCAAGCCCGCCGGTTACGGCCTGGGCGCGTCCGGGTGGGTGCAGGTCCCCCTGGAGGGGAAGGGCGCTCCGCCGGCCGACCTGCTCTGCGACTGGGCGGAGGAGTCATATCGCGTCATAGCCCCCAAGAAGCTCATCGCCGAGCTCGACGGGGGATAG
- a CDS encoding acetyl-CoA C-acetyltransferase, giving the protein MSTEAYVYDAIRTPRGRGKANGALHGTKPIDLVVGLIHEVRRRFPGLDPAAVDDIVLGVVGPVGDQGSDIARIAAIAAGLPDTVAGVQENRFCASGLEAVNMAAAKVRSGWEDLVLAGGVESMSRVPMASDGGAWFADPMTNFDTGFVPQGIGADLIATIEGYTRRDVDEFAELSQERAAEAWKDGRFDRSVVPVRDRNGLVVLDRDEYMRPGTTADSLAGLKPSFATIGDAGGFDAVALQKYHWVEKIDHVHHAGNSSGIVDGAALVAIGSKEVGDRYGLTPRARILSAAVSGSEPTIMLTGPAPASRKALAKAGLTIDDIDLVEINEAFAAVVLRFVKDMGLSLDKVNVNGGAIALGHPLGATGAMILGTLIDELERQDKRYGLATLCVGGGMGIATVIERL; this is encoded by the coding sequence TTGAGTACCGAAGCGTACGTATACGACGCGATCCGCACCCCGCGCGGCCGCGGCAAGGCCAATGGCGCGCTGCACGGCACCAAGCCGATCGACCTGGTCGTCGGACTGATCCACGAAGTGCGCCGGCGCTTCCCCGGGCTCGACCCGGCCGCCGTCGACGACATCGTGCTCGGCGTGGTCGGCCCGGTCGGCGACCAGGGATCCGACATCGCCCGGATCGCGGCGATCGCCGCCGGGCTGCCCGACACCGTCGCCGGCGTACAGGAGAACCGCTTCTGTGCCTCGGGTCTCGAAGCCGTCAACATGGCCGCGGCCAAGGTGCGTTCGGGCTGGGAGGACCTGGTCCTGGCCGGCGGTGTCGAATCCATGTCACGGGTCCCGATGGCCTCGGACGGCGGCGCCTGGTTCGCCGACCCGATGACCAACTTCGACACCGGCTTCGTCCCGCAGGGCATCGGCGCCGACCTCATCGCCACCATCGAGGGCTACACCCGGCGCGATGTCGACGAATTCGCCGAGCTCTCCCAGGAGCGCGCCGCCGAGGCATGGAAGGACGGCCGCTTCGACCGCTCCGTCGTCCCGGTGCGCGACCGCAACGGCCTGGTCGTCCTCGACCGCGACGAGTACATGCGGCCCGGCACCACCGCCGACTCCCTGGCCGGCCTCAAGCCGTCCTTCGCCACCATCGGTGACGCCGGCGGCTTCGACGCGGTCGCCCTCCAGAAGTACCACTGGGTCGAGAAGATCGACCACGTCCACCACGCCGGCAACTCCTCCGGCATCGTGGACGGCGCGGCGCTCGTCGCCATCGGCTCCAAGGAGGTCGGCGACCGCTACGGCCTGACCCCGCGGGCCCGCATCCTGTCCGCCGCGGTCTCCGGCTCCGAGCCGACGATCATGCTCACCGGCCCCGCGCCCGCGAGCCGCAAGGCCCTGGCCAAGGCCGGGCTGACCATCGACGACATCGACCTCGTCGAGATCAACGAGGCCTTCGCCGCGGTGGTGCTGCGCTTCGTCAAGGACATGGGCCTGAGCCTGGACAAGGTCAACGTCAACGGTGGTGCCATCGCCCTGGGCCACCCCCTCGGCGCCACCGGCGCAATGATCCTCGGCACCCTGATCGACGAGCTGGAGCGGCAGGACAAGCGCTACGGCCTGGCCACCCTCTGCGTCGGCGGCGGCATGGGCATCGCCACCGTCATCGAGCGCCTCTGA
- a CDS encoding sialate:H+ symport family MFS transporter: MRPRDMPGRIRSGWREVTPPQWKAMFAAWIGYLLDGFDFVLITLVLTDIADDFHLRTATAASLISGAFITRWLGGAALGAMGDRYGRRAAMIASILLYSLGTFACGFAWDYTSLFVARLVIGLGMAGEYSASATYVLESWPTRWRNRASGFLISGYAGGTVLAAELYKWVVPHGGWRWMFWIGVLPVLVALWVRRSLPEAGDWQRQIAARADGERPDALRPLFTGRLRGWGNAALAAVASVALFCVFTPVGAGGVPWLSGVAALCLIAFAVQLGGRRGGLLYVSLMATVFCAFLYSWPIQALLPTYLKTDLGYAPAQVTDVMFYAGFGTMAGCWLAGFAGDLLGTRRAYAYTLLASLAFVFPVFAVRDSLPVLGVLLFGLLALGQGISGILPKYLAGHFPTATRAASLGFVYNVGALGGAVAPVLGARLAEGMPLGRALAVLTFGLTLVVILLVGGNVPRRLGRLADRQAPDDQLVPETGGVGGRPSGAAPDVP; encoded by the coding sequence ATGCGCCCCAGGGACATGCCCGGCCGGATACGGAGCGGGTGGCGGGAGGTCACCCCGCCCCAGTGGAAGGCGATGTTCGCCGCCTGGATCGGCTATCTCCTGGACGGCTTCGACTTCGTCCTGATCACGCTGGTGCTGACCGACATCGCCGATGACTTCCATCTGCGCACCGCCACCGCGGCGTCGCTGATCTCCGGTGCCTTCATCACCCGGTGGCTGGGCGGTGCCGCACTGGGCGCGATGGGTGACCGCTACGGCCGCAGGGCCGCCATGATCGCCAGCATTCTGCTCTACTCGCTCGGCACCTTCGCCTGCGGGTTCGCCTGGGACTACACCAGTTTGTTCGTCGCCCGGCTGGTCATCGGTCTGGGGATGGCGGGGGAGTACAGCGCCAGTGCTACGTATGTGCTGGAGAGCTGGCCCACCCGATGGCGTAACCGCGCCTCCGGATTCCTGATCTCCGGCTATGCGGGCGGCACCGTCCTCGCGGCCGAGCTCTACAAGTGGGTGGTCCCTCACGGCGGCTGGCGCTGGATGTTCTGGATCGGCGTACTGCCCGTCCTGGTCGCCCTCTGGGTGCGCAGATCGCTGCCGGAGGCCGGGGACTGGCAGCGGCAGATCGCCGCCCGTGCGGACGGGGAACGCCCTGACGCCTTGCGGCCGTTGTTCACCGGCCGTCTCCGCGGCTGGGGCAACGCGGCCCTGGCGGCGGTCGCCTCGGTCGCGCTGTTCTGCGTCTTCACGCCGGTCGGCGCCGGCGGCGTGCCCTGGCTGTCGGGCGTCGCCGCGCTGTGCCTGATCGCGTTCGCGGTGCAGCTGGGCGGCCGCCGGGGTGGGCTGCTGTACGTCTCCCTCATGGCGACGGTGTTCTGCGCCTTCCTCTACAGCTGGCCGATCCAGGCCCTGCTGCCCACCTACCTCAAGACCGACCTCGGATATGCCCCCGCGCAGGTCACCGACGTGATGTTCTACGCGGGCTTCGGCACCATGGCGGGCTGCTGGCTGGCGGGCTTCGCCGGCGACCTGCTCGGCACCCGCCGCGCCTACGCGTACACCCTGCTGGCCTCACTGGCCTTCGTCTTCCCGGTCTTCGCGGTACGGGACAGCCTCCCGGTGCTGGGTGTGCTCCTCTTCGGGCTGCTCGCGCTCGGCCAGGGCATCTCCGGAATCCTGCCGAAGTACCTCGCCGGACACTTCCCCACCGCGACCCGCGCCGCCTCCCTGGGCTTCGTCTACAACGTCGGCGCCCTGGGCGGCGCGGTGGCACCCGTCCTCGGGGCCCGTCTGGCCGAAGGCATGCCCCTGGGGAGGGCACTCGCCGTGCTCACCTTCGGGCTGACGCTCGTCGTCATTCTCCTGGTGGGCGGCAACGTCCCCCGGCGGCTGGGGCGCCTTGCGGACCGTCAGGCGCCCGACGACCAGCTCGTACCGGAGACCGGGGGAGTGGGAGGCCGGCCCTCGGGAGCGGCGCCTGACGTGCCGTAG
- a CDS encoding saccharopine dehydrogenase family protein — translation MRRQDTTGRAHDLVLYGATGFTGALTAEYLAAHAPRDCRWALAGRNTAKLEQLRDRLVKIDPACAELPLLRADSGDPGSLRALATGTRVLVSTVGPYVRHGEPLVAACAAAGTDYVDLSGESEFIDRMYVRHDATARATGARLVHACGFDSVPHDLGVLFTVGLLPEGAPVRIDGFVRTNATFSGGTLASVLTAASRPVAMARAARARQRTTPRPAGRTVRAPLGTPLRSRETGTWGVPLPTVDAQVIARSAAALERYGPDFRYRHYAGVQRLPIAVGGTLGAGALVALAQVPPARRWLSGRLEPGDGPDPERRARSWFKVRFVASAGGKRLITEVAGGDPGYDETAKMLAESALSLAFDDLPETAGQVTTAVAMGDALTARLQEAGITFRVVQE, via the coding sequence ATGCGACGGCAGGACACCACCGGACGGGCCCATGACCTCGTCCTCTACGGCGCGACAGGTTTCACCGGCGCACTCACTGCCGAATATCTGGCGGCCCACGCCCCCAGGGACTGCCGCTGGGCCCTGGCCGGGCGCAACACCGCCAAACTGGAGCAGCTGCGCGACCGGCTGGTGAAGATCGACCCCGCCTGTGCCGAGCTGCCGCTGCTGCGGGCCGACAGCGGCGACCCCGGCTCGCTCCGCGCACTCGCCACCGGCACCCGGGTACTGGTGTCGACGGTCGGCCCCTATGTGCGGCACGGTGAGCCGCTGGTGGCCGCGTGCGCCGCAGCCGGCACCGACTATGTCGATCTGTCCGGGGAGTCGGAGTTCATCGACCGGATGTACGTCCGGCACGACGCCACCGCCCGCGCCACGGGTGCCCGCCTCGTCCACGCCTGCGGCTTCGACTCCGTCCCGCACGACCTGGGGGTGCTCTTCACGGTGGGGCTCCTCCCCGAAGGCGCCCCCGTACGCATCGACGGTTTCGTACGGACCAACGCCACGTTCTCCGGCGGCACGCTGGCCTCCGTACTGACCGCCGCCTCGCGTCCGGTCGCCATGGCGCGGGCCGCCCGCGCACGGCAGCGGACCACACCCCGACCGGCCGGCCGTACGGTGCGCGCGCCTCTCGGCACGCCCCTCAGGAGCCGCGAAACAGGCACCTGGGGTGTGCCGTTGCCGACCGTCGATGCGCAGGTCATCGCCCGCTCGGCCGCCGCGCTGGAGCGCTACGGACCCGATTTCCGCTATCGCCATTACGCCGGCGTCCAACGACTGCCGATCGCGGTCGGCGGGACGCTGGGAGCGGGGGCGCTGGTCGCACTCGCCCAGGTGCCGCCCGCACGACGCTGGCTGTCGGGGCGGCTGGAGCCGGGTGACGGGCCGGACCCCGAGCGCCGTGCACGCAGCTGGTTCAAGGTGCGTTTCGTCGCCTCCGCCGGCGGAAAACGCCTGATCACCGAAGTCGCGGGCGGGGACCCCGGCTATGACGAGACGGCGAAGATGCTCGCCGAGTCGGCGCTCAGCCTGGCCTTCGACGACCTGCCGGAAACCGCGGGCCAGGTGACGACCGCGGTCGCCATGGGGGACGCGCTGACCGCTCGCCTCCAGGAGGCCGGCATCACCTTCCGCGTCGTCCAGGAGTAG
- a CDS encoding YciI family protein: MFVLELTYTAPLARVDEVLPDHVEWLKKEYAAGHFIAAGRKVPREGGVILAAGTDRATVERIVAEDPFVLAGVCEYRVTEFVATTTAPALEQYREQLPS, encoded by the coding sequence ATGTTCGTATTGGAGTTGACCTATACCGCACCTCTCGCACGCGTCGACGAGGTCCTTCCCGACCACGTGGAGTGGCTGAAGAAGGAATACGCCGCGGGGCATTTCATCGCGGCCGGCCGCAAGGTTCCGCGCGAGGGCGGCGTGATTCTCGCCGCCGGGACGGACCGTGCGACCGTGGAGAGGATCGTGGCCGAGGACCCCTTCGTCCTCGCCGGCGTGTGCGAGTACCGCGTCACCGAGTTCGTGGCGACGACGACCGCGCCCGCGCTGGAGCAGTACCGGGAGCAACTGCCGTCCTGA
- a CDS encoding SIS domain-containing protein, with protein sequence MNEISYMEQELHSQPETWREAARLGMAAGPLPEAGQRVAVIGCGTSWFMAQSYAALREAAGQGVTDPFAASEAFLGSDRGYDVVVAITRSGTTTEVLRVLDAVKGRIPTVTIIGDPGTPAVALSERTFALPFADEKSVVQTRFATTALTLLRAHLGEDVSRAVADAEEALAAPVEKEWVEAEQFSFLGTGWTFGLANEAALKMREASQSWTESYPAMEYRHGPIAIAAPGRVTWLFGQAPDGLEADVVRTGARFVRHDRDPLADLVLVQRVALERARARGLDPDNPRSLTRSVMLEAPAVS encoded by the coding sequence ATGAACGAGATCTCGTACATGGAGCAGGAACTGCACAGTCAGCCGGAGACCTGGCGGGAGGCCGCGCGGCTCGGTATGGCGGCCGGCCCGCTGCCCGAGGCCGGACAGCGGGTGGCAGTCATCGGCTGCGGCACGTCGTGGTTCATGGCGCAGTCGTATGCGGCGCTGCGGGAGGCGGCCGGGCAGGGGGTGACGGATCCGTTCGCCGCCTCGGAGGCCTTCCTCGGCAGCGACCGCGGCTATGACGTGGTCGTGGCCATCACACGGTCCGGGACCACGACCGAGGTACTGCGCGTGCTCGACGCCGTCAAGGGCCGTATCCCGACGGTGACGATCATCGGCGATCCCGGGACACCCGCGGTGGCTCTCTCCGAGAGGACGTTCGCGCTGCCCTTCGCCGACGAGAAGTCGGTGGTGCAGACCCGCTTCGCCACGACGGCGCTGACACTGCTGCGTGCGCATCTGGGCGAGGACGTCTCCCGGGCGGTGGCCGACGCGGAAGAGGCACTGGCCGCACCGGTGGAGAAGGAATGGGTGGAAGCCGAGCAGTTCTCCTTCCTCGGCACGGGCTGGACCTTCGGTCTGGCCAATGAGGCGGCGCTCAAGATGCGGGAGGCGTCGCAGAGTTGGACGGAGTCCTACCCCGCGATGGAGTACCGCCACGGTCCGATCGCGATAGCCGCACCGGGCCGGGTGACCTGGCTGTTCGGCCAGGCACCGGACGGGCTGGAGGCCGATGTGGTGCGGACCGGTGCCCGCTTCGTGCGCCATGACCGCGATCCGCTGGCGGATCTGGTGCTGGTCCAGCGGGTGGCGCTGGAGCGGGCCCGTGCCCGCGGCCTGGATCCGGACAACCCGCGCAGTCTGACCCGCTCGGTGATGCTCGAGGCGCCGGCCGTCTCCTAG
- a CDS encoding acyl-CoA dehydrogenase family protein produces MKRQIFTADHDAFRETVRTFLAREVTPHYEQWEKDGIVSRDAWRAAGTQGLLGLAVPEEYGGGGQSDFRYSVVLAEEFTRAGAAGLAVGLHNDIIGPYLTSLATEEQKRRWLPGFCSGEIISAIAMTEPGAGSDLQGIRTHAEDAGDHWILNGSKTFISNGILADLVIVVARTTPEGGARGLSLLVVERGMAGFERGRNLDKIGQKAQDTAELFFHDVRVPKENLLGERNGAFIHLMTHLAQERMNIAVSGIAAAEHLLEITSRYVKEREAFGRPLAKLQHIRFEIAEMATECAVTRAFLDRCISDHAAGELDATHASMAKWWATELQKRVADRCLQLHGGYGYMAEYRVAKAFTDGRIQTIYGGTTEIMKEIIGRSLLD; encoded by the coding sequence ATGAAGCGCCAGATCTTCACCGCGGACCACGACGCATTCCGCGAGACCGTACGCACCTTCCTCGCCAGGGAAGTGACACCCCACTACGAGCAGTGGGAGAAGGACGGCATCGTCAGCCGCGACGCCTGGCGGGCGGCCGGTACCCAGGGGCTGCTGGGCCTCGCGGTGCCCGAGGAGTACGGCGGGGGCGGACAGTCCGACTTCCGCTACAGCGTGGTGCTCGCCGAGGAATTCACCCGGGCCGGCGCCGCCGGGCTCGCCGTGGGCCTGCACAACGACATCATCGGCCCCTATCTGACGTCCCTCGCCACCGAGGAGCAAAAGCGCCGCTGGCTGCCCGGTTTCTGCAGCGGCGAGATCATCAGCGCCATCGCGATGACCGAACCCGGAGCCGGCTCCGACCTGCAGGGCATCCGCACCCACGCCGAGGACGCCGGGGACCACTGGATCCTCAACGGTTCCAAGACCTTCATCTCCAACGGGATCCTCGCCGACCTGGTCATCGTCGTGGCCAGGACGACACCCGAGGGCGGGGCGCGCGGCCTGAGCCTGCTGGTCGTCGAGCGGGGCATGGCGGGTTTCGAGCGCGGCCGCAACCTCGACAAGATCGGCCAGAAGGCCCAGGACACCGCCGAACTGTTCTTCCACGACGTGCGCGTCCCCAAGGAGAACCTGCTCGGCGAGCGGAACGGCGCCTTCATCCATCTGATGACCCATCTTGCCCAGGAACGGATGAACATCGCCGTCTCCGGGATCGCCGCCGCCGAGCATCTGCTGGAGATCACCAGCCGGTACGTCAAGGAGCGCGAGGCCTTCGGACGCCCCCTGGCCAAGCTCCAGCACATCCGCTTCGAGATAGCCGAGATGGCCACCGAGTGCGCCGTCACCCGCGCCTTCCTCGACCGCTGTATCTCCGATCACGCCGCCGGTGAGCTGGACGCGACGCATGCCTCGATGGCCAAGTGGTGGGCCACCGAGCTGCAAAAACGCGTCGCCGACCGCTGTCTGCAACTCCATGGCGGTTACGGCTATATGGCCGAATATCGCGTGGCCAAGGCCTTCACCGACGGCCGTATCCAGACGATCTACGGAGGGACCACCGAGATCATGAAGGAGATCATCGGACGCTCCCTGCTCGATTGA